In the Wyeomyia smithii strain HCP4-BCI-WySm-NY-G18 chromosome 2, ASM2978416v1, whole genome shotgun sequence genome, one interval contains:
- the LOC129725965 gene encoding protein yippee-like isoform X1, protein MHISLFNLLFEEAANGRHANGQSSSSSSSGSGNMVKTFQAYLPPTNRTYSCVHCRAHLASHDELISKSFQGSQGRAYLFNSVVNVACGQAEERVLLTGLHAVADIYCECCKTPLGWKYEHAFESSQKYKEGKYIIELAHMIKENGWD, encoded by the exons ATGCACATATCCTTGTTTAACCTGCTGTTCGAA GAAGCGGCCAACGGAAGGCACGCAAACGGgcaatcgtcgtcgtcgtcatcgtcagGAAGTGGCAATATGGTGAAAACGTTCCAAGCCTATCTACCGCCAACCAACCGAACATATTCCTGTGTCCACTGTCGGGCGCATCTAGCTAGTCACGATGAGCTTATATCGAAATCGTTCCAGGGAAGCCAGGGGCGAGCGTATTTGTTCAATTCAGT GGTCAACGTCGCTTGTGGCCAGGCTGAGGAGCGCGTCCTACTAACAGGCTTACACGCCGTAGCCGACATATACTGCGAATGCTGCAAAACACCTCTGGGATGGAAATAC GAGCACGCTTTCGAATCTAGCCAAAAATACAAGGAAGGAAAGTACATTATAGAACTAGCTCACATGATCAAGGAAAACGGCTGGGATTGA
- the LOC129725965 gene encoding protein yippee-like isoform X2 — translation MVKTFQAYLPPTNRTYSCVHCRAHLASHDELISKSFQGSQGRAYLFNSVVNVACGQAEERVLLTGLHAVADIYCECCKTPLGWKYEHAFESSQKYKEGKYIIELAHMIKENGWD, via the exons ATGGTGAAAACGTTCCAAGCCTATCTACCGCCAACCAACCGAACATATTCCTGTGTCCACTGTCGGGCGCATCTAGCTAGTCACGATGAGCTTATATCGAAATCGTTCCAGGGAAGCCAGGGGCGAGCGTATTTGTTCAATTCAGT GGTCAACGTCGCTTGTGGCCAGGCTGAGGAGCGCGTCCTACTAACAGGCTTACACGCCGTAGCCGACATATACTGCGAATGCTGCAAAACACCTCTGGGATGGAAATAC GAGCACGCTTTCGAATCTAGCCAAAAATACAAGGAAGGAAAGTACATTATAGAACTAGCTCACATGATCAAGGAAAACGGCTGGGATTGA